The following proteins come from a genomic window of Coffea arabica cultivar ET-39 chromosome 11c, Coffea Arabica ET-39 HiFi, whole genome shotgun sequence:
- the LOC140017000 gene encoding homeobox protein knotted-1-like 6 isoform X2: MDEMYDLHSSGHDYADKALISPENLMMAADYSYQSFISPLNDHHRSHIYGSDDHVAAAAAAASRFQCSASISEAASITPEDIQRGSSRCGFGGEDDIHAAEDACSVIKAKIASHPSYPKLLDAYIDCQKVGAPPEIAGFLDEIRQENGGFCKGNAISTCLGADPELDEFMETYYDILVKYKSDLSRPFNEATTFLNKIEMQLGNLCKDDGAVSSDDELSGVETDVQDSQTKAEDRELKETLLRKYGNHISSLKLEFSKKKKKGKLPKEARQILLEWWNVHYKWPYPTKQINNWFINQRKRHWKPSENMQLAVMDSLSGQFFADD; encoded by the exons ATGGATGAGATGTACGACCTCCACTCTAGCGGTCATGACTATGCAGACAAGGCCTTGATCTCACCCGAGAACTTGATGATGGCTGCCGATTATAGTTACCAAAGCTTTATATCTCCATTGAACGATCATCACCGGAGTCATATATATGGATCAGATGATCATGTagctgcagcagcagcagctgcGAGTCGGTTTCAGTGTTCGGCGAGTATTTCGGAAGCTGCTTCGATCACTCCTGAAGATATCCAAAGAGGCAGCAGCAGATGCGGTTTTGGTGGTGAAGATGATATTCATGCTGCTGAGGATGCTTGCAGCGTAATCAAGGCCAAAATTGCTTCCCATCCTTCTTATCCAAAACTTCTTGATGCTTATATCGATTGCCAGAAG GTGGGAGCTCCGCCGGAAATAGCGGGTTTCTTGGATGAGATCAGGCAAGAAAACGGGGGCTTTTGTAAAGGGAACGCTATTTCCACGTGCTTGGGAGCCGATCCTGAGCTCGACGAGTTCATG GAAACCTACTATGACATACTGGTGAAATACAAATCTGATCTTTCGAGACCTTTCAATGAAGCTACTACCTTCCTGAACAAGATTGAAATGCAGCTTGGCAACCTTTGTAAAG ATGATGGTGCAGTATCATCAGACGATGAACTAAGTGGTGTGGAGACAGATGTGCAAGATTCCCAAACAAAAGCTGAAGACCGAGAACTCAAGGAAACGCTATTGCGTAAATATGGAAATCACATAAGCAGCTTAAAATTGGAATtctcaaagaagaaaaagaaaggaaagcttccCAAGGAGGCCAGGCAGATCTTGCTTGAATGGTGGAATGTTCACTACAAATGGCCGTACCCAACT AAGCAGATTAACAATTGGTTCATTAACCAGAGGAAGCGGCATTGGAAACCCTCCGAGAATATGCAGTTAGCTGTTATGGATAGTCTGTCTGGACAATTTTTTGCTGATGACTAg
- the LOC140017000 gene encoding homeobox protein knotted-1-like 6 isoform X1: MDEMYDLHSSGHDYADKALISPENLMMAADYSYQSFISPLNDHHRSHIYGSDDHVAAAAAAASRFQCSASISEAASITPEDIQRGSSRCGFGGEDDIHAAEDACSVIKAKIASHPSYPKLLDAYIDCQKVGAPPEIAGFLDEIRQENGGFCKGNAISTCLGADPELDEFMETYYDILVKYKSDLSRPFNEATTFLNKIEMQLGNLCKDDGAVSSDDELSGVETDVQDSQTKAEDRELKETLLRKYGNHISSLKLEFSKKKKKGKLPKEARQILLEWWNVHYKWPYPTEADKISLAESTGLDQKQINNWFINQRKRHWKPSENMQLAVMDSLSGQFFADD; the protein is encoded by the exons ATGGATGAGATGTACGACCTCCACTCTAGCGGTCATGACTATGCAGACAAGGCCTTGATCTCACCCGAGAACTTGATGATGGCTGCCGATTATAGTTACCAAAGCTTTATATCTCCATTGAACGATCATCACCGGAGTCATATATATGGATCAGATGATCATGTagctgcagcagcagcagctgcGAGTCGGTTTCAGTGTTCGGCGAGTATTTCGGAAGCTGCTTCGATCACTCCTGAAGATATCCAAAGAGGCAGCAGCAGATGCGGTTTTGGTGGTGAAGATGATATTCATGCTGCTGAGGATGCTTGCAGCGTAATCAAGGCCAAAATTGCTTCCCATCCTTCTTATCCAAAACTTCTTGATGCTTATATCGATTGCCAGAAG GTGGGAGCTCCGCCGGAAATAGCGGGTTTCTTGGATGAGATCAGGCAAGAAAACGGGGGCTTTTGTAAAGGGAACGCTATTTCCACGTGCTTGGGAGCCGATCCTGAGCTCGACGAGTTCATG GAAACCTACTATGACATACTGGTGAAATACAAATCTGATCTTTCGAGACCTTTCAATGAAGCTACTACCTTCCTGAACAAGATTGAAATGCAGCTTGGCAACCTTTGTAAAG ATGATGGTGCAGTATCATCAGACGATGAACTAAGTGGTGTGGAGACAGATGTGCAAGATTCCCAAACAAAAGCTGAAGACCGAGAACTCAAGGAAACGCTATTGCGTAAATATGGAAATCACATAAGCAGCTTAAAATTGGAATtctcaaagaagaaaaagaaaggaaagcttccCAAGGAGGCCAGGCAGATCTTGCTTGAATGGTGGAATGTTCACTACAAATGGCCGTACCCAACT GAAGCTGATAAAATTTCGCTGGCTGAATCAACCGGACTTGATCAGAAGCAGATTAACAATTGGTTCATTAACCAGAGGAAGCGGCATTGGAAACCCTCCGAGAATATGCAGTTAGCTGTTATGGATAGTCTGTCTGGACAATTTTTTGCTGATGACTAg
- the LOC140004104 gene encoding 2-phytyl-1,4-beta-naphthoquinone methyltransferase, chloroplastic-like isoform X1 gives MDNAIMSAASLHRTLPALPGQHSRPVFRSKTRLVRCSNERQVLFDRIAPVYDNLNDLLTVGQHRIWKRMAISWSGAKKGDNVLDVCCGTGDLAFLLSEKVGPTGKVVGLDFSKQQLLIASSRQHSQSKTCYENIKWIEGNAIDLPFPESSFDAVTIGYGLGNVVDRLKVLEEVCRVLKPGSKVSALDFNKSTNPFSTSFQEWMIDYVVVPAADIYGLANEYRYLKRSINEFLTGKELERLALNAGFCSAKHFETGGGLMGNLVAVRYGYIP, from the exons ATGGATAATGCGATAATGTCAGCAGCATCGCTCCACCGGACTCTTCCCGCGCTACCAGGGCAGCACTCCCGACCAGTTTTCCGGTCCAAAACCCGTCTGGTCCGATGCTCTAACGAGCGCCAGGTGCTTTTTGATCGCATTGCTCCTGTCTATGACAAC CTGAATGACTTGTTGACTGTTGGTCAGCACCGGATATGGAAAAGAATGGCTATTTCTTGGAGTGG AGCAAAAAAGGGAGATAATGTGTTGGATGTATGTTGTGGAACTGGAGATTTAGCTTTTCTTCTATCCGAGAAAGTTGGACCTACTGGCAAG GTGGTTGGTCTTGATTTCTCAAAGCAGCAGTTATTGATTGCATCTTCCCGACAGCATTCACAATCAAAGACTTGTTACGAAAATATCAA GTGGATCGAGGGCAACGCAATTGATTTACCATTTCCTGAATCTTCCTTTGATGCTGTTACTATTGGCTATGGACTAGGAAATGTGGTAGATAGGCTTAAAGTATTAGAGGAGGTATGTCGAGTTCTAAAACCAGGGTCCAAAGTATCTGCTCTTGACTTCAACAAGAGCACTAATCCCTTCAGCACCTCCTTTCAG GAATGGATGATTGATTATGTTGTTGTTCCAGCAGCTGATATTTATGGCCTTGCAAATGAGTACAGATACTTGAAAAGGTCAATAAATGAGTTTTTAACAG GAAAGGAGTTAGAGAGGCTTGCGTTGAATGCAGGCTTTTGTAGTGCAAAACATTTTGAAACTGGTGGAGGACTCATGGGGAACTTGGTAGCTGTACGATATGGATACATTCCCTAA
- the LOC140004104 gene encoding 2-phytyl-1,4-beta-naphthoquinone methyltransferase, chloroplastic-like isoform X2 — protein MAISWSGAKKGDNVLDVCCGTGDLAFLLSEKVGPTGKVVGLDFSKQQLLIASSRQHSQSKTCYENIKWIEGNAIDLPFPESSFDAVTIGYGLGNVVDRLKVLEEVCRVLKPGSKVSALDFNKSTNPFSTSFQEWMIDYVVVPAADIYGLANEYRYLKRSINEFLTGKELERLALNAGFCSAKHFETGGGLMGNLVAVRYGYIP, from the exons ATGGCTATTTCTTGGAGTGG AGCAAAAAAGGGAGATAATGTGTTGGATGTATGTTGTGGAACTGGAGATTTAGCTTTTCTTCTATCCGAGAAAGTTGGACCTACTGGCAAG GTGGTTGGTCTTGATTTCTCAAAGCAGCAGTTATTGATTGCATCTTCCCGACAGCATTCACAATCAAAGACTTGTTACGAAAATATCAA GTGGATCGAGGGCAACGCAATTGATTTACCATTTCCTGAATCTTCCTTTGATGCTGTTACTATTGGCTATGGACTAGGAAATGTGGTAGATAGGCTTAAAGTATTAGAGGAGGTATGTCGAGTTCTAAAACCAGGGTCCAAAGTATCTGCTCTTGACTTCAACAAGAGCACTAATCCCTTCAGCACCTCCTTTCAG GAATGGATGATTGATTATGTTGTTGTTCCAGCAGCTGATATTTATGGCCTTGCAAATGAGTACAGATACTTGAAAAGGTCAATAAATGAGTTTTTAACAG GAAAGGAGTTAGAGAGGCTTGCGTTGAATGCAGGCTTTTGTAGTGCAAAACATTTTGAAACTGGTGGAGGACTCATGGGGAACTTGGTAGCTGTACGATATGGATACATTCCCTAA